The Streptomyces sp. NBC_01142 genomic interval CAGGTCGGCCGGGAACGCTCCCGCACTCACCGCGGTCAGCAGGAAGCCGCGTCCCAGCTCCGTGAGCCGCTCGACGCCCGTGGCCCCCAGATGCTCGTACGGAGCCAGGTCGAGGCGGTCGCTGTGATCCTCCAGCTCCGCCCGGAGTCGTACACCCGCCTCGGTCAACTCGCCCTCGCCGTCCAGGAGCCCACGCGTGCGCAGCCGTTCCGCGGCCGCCTCCCAGTCCGTGCGCCGCCAGCCGCGCGTGGCGAGGATCCAGCGCGGCGCCATGCCCTTGCCGGTCGCGGTGTGGCTCACCAGCGCCTCGATCGGGTCGAGCCCGGCGGAGAGCAGCGCCGTGAGGTGGCCGTCGCCGCGGTGCTCGCGCAGCAGGGTCGCCGCATGCCAGTAGGCGAGATGCGGCTCCTCGGGCACCGGCAGATCGGCGTGGGCGGCATACAGGGGACGGGCGTGCCGGGTGCACGCCTCGGCGGCGCGCAGCGCGAGCCGTGCGGCTTCCGCCAGCTCCCCGGAGGCGATGATGTCCTCGCCGAGCAACCGCCGCAGCGTGGTGTCGGCGGCACGCAGCCGCGCCCGGACTACGGCCTCGGGGGAGGCGATGTCCCACACCGCGGGCAGATGCCGGGCGACCAGCTCGTGGTTGAAGTTGTAGAAGGCCGCGGTGACCGCCCCTGGCCCGACGGCGCCCATCGCGGCGCCGCGCCCTGCGAAGTAGGCGGCGCTCGAGTCCTCGATGCCGAGCTGGGCGAGCTCCTTGGCGAAGTCCGGCGAGAAGTAGACCGTCGAGTGCAGCGGGTTGATGGCGTTGTGGCAGCGGCGTCCCGCGCGCGGGGGCAGAGAGGTCATACCGAGCACGTTACCGACTGGTCGGTACGTCGGGAAGGGTGGGGTGTCGGCATGCCGCGAAAGCCGGAAGTCCGGAGGCCTGGAAGCCGGAGCAGGGCCCGGAGCCCGGGGTCCAGGGCCCGGCGCCCGGCAGATGAAAGCCGGGCAGCAGCCCGGAGAGATGGCGCCGGGAAGGCGGGAGCTCGGAAATCCAGAGCTGGAAACCCCGGTGCCGGAGCCCGGACGTGGGAGCCGCCCGGATGGCGGAGACCACCTCGGAGGCCGGCGGGGAGCATGGAGTTGGATGGCAGGAAAGGTGGGTTCTTTGTCATTGCAGCCAGATCGCCCGGCGCGAAGGATGGCAGTCATGACAGAGCGATCCGTGCTCGTCGTCCTCTTCGACGGCCTGCAGAGCCTTGATGTGACCGGTCCCGTGGAGGTCTTCGCGGGGGCCGGCACGGTCATCGGCCACCCGGCGGCGTACCCGATCCGTACCGCCTCGCTCGACGGCTCGGCCGTCCGGACCTCCAGCGGGCTCACGCTCGTGCCGGACGGCACCCTGGCCGACGCCCCCGTGCCCCACACGCTTCTCGTCCCCGGCGGAGGGGGCACCCGCCGTCCCCACCCCGACCTGATCGACTGGCTCCGCGAGAACGCCCCGCACGCCGAACGTCTGGTCTCCGTCTGCACCGGGGCCCTGCTGCTGGCCGAGGCCGGGCTGCTCGACGGCCACCGGGCGACCACGCACTGGGTGGCGTGCGACCACCTTGCGCGCAACTACCCGGACGTCGACGTCCACCCGGACCCGATCTTCGTACGCGACGGAAAGCTCGCCACCTCCGCCGGGGTGACCGCCGGTATCGATCTCGCTCTCGCCCTGGTCGAGGAGGACCACGGGCGGGACGTCGCCCTCACCATCGCCCGCCATCTGGTCGTCTTCCTGCGGCGTCCGGGAAACCAGGCGCAGTTCAGCGCCCAGCTCGCCGCCCAGACGGCGCAGCGCGCGCCGCTGCGGGAGGTCCAGCAGTGGGTCACCGAGCACCCCGAGGGTGATCTGTCGGTCGAGTCGCTGGCCGGGCGAGCCCGGCTGTCGCCGCGGCATTTCGCCCGCGCCTTCCAGGCAGAGACCGGGACGACACCGGGGCGGTACGTCGAACGCGTACGCCTCGAGCACGCGAGAAGGCTTCTGGAGGACACCCCTGAGGGCATCGAGCAGATATCCCGGGCCTGCGGCTACGGCACACCCGAGGCGATGCGCCGCGCTTTTGTGAAGAGCCTCGGCGCCGCGCCCGCCGAATACCGGCGCCGGTTCCGCGCCCACCCGTGAAGCCGGCTGCGAGCCGGCCGAGCCGATCGAAGCGTCACCAATCGATCAGGCCGATACAAGACGGCCAAAGCTCACATGGTCACGCCGAAGTCCACTGAAATTCAGCGAGAAATCTACAGAAAAGGAACATCTCATGCAGATCGCCATCCTGCTCTTCGACCGCTTCACGGCACTGGACGCCGTAGGCCCCTACGAGATGCTCTGCCGTCTCCCCGACGCCGAGGCGGTCTTCGTCGCCGAGCACACCGGACCGGTCGCCAACGACCGCGGTGAACTCGCACTTGTCGCCTCGAAGACCTTCGCCGAGGTACCCCGCCCGGACATCGTCGTCGTCCCCGGCGGCCCCGGCCAGAGCGAGATGATGGAGAACCAGGCGCTGCTGGCATGGCTGCGCGCCGTGGACGTCACCACCACCTGGACCACCTCGGTCTGCACCGGCTCACTGCTGCTTGCCGCGGCCGGACTGCTCAAGGGCCGCCCGGCCACCTCGCACTGGCTGGCCCTGGACTTCCTCAAGAAGCTGGGTGCCGAGCCCACCGGCGACCGTGTCGTCGTCGACGGGAAGTACATCACTGCCGCAGGTGTCTCCTCCGGCATCGACATGGGGCTCACCCTGGTCGGCAGGATCGCCGGTGACGAGCACGCCCAGGCCGTACAGCTGCTCACGGAGTACGACCCTCAGCCGCCGTACGACGCCGGGTCGCCGGCCAAGGCTCCGGCCGCGCTGGTCGAGGAGTTCCGTACGAAGAGCCGTTTCATCCTCCAGTAGACCAGGTGAACCTGGGTGCGCGGCGTTCCAGGAAGGCGGTGACCCCCTCCGCGGTGTCGCCGCTGCCGCGCGCCTGGTCCGCCCAGTGGGCGTCCCGGTCGGTGCGGCCTGTCGCGAACTCCTTCGCCGCGGCCTGGGTGAGCTGCGAGCGCGAGGCGATGATCCTGGTGAACTCCGCCACCCGCTTGCCCAGTTCGCCCTTCGGCAGCACCTCGTCCACCAGGCCGGTCCGCAGCGCCCGTTCCGTATCGATCAACTCGCCGGAGAAGAGCAGGTACTTGGCGGCGGACGGTCCCACCAGCGAGGCCAGCCGTCGCGTGGACGAGGACGGATAGACGATCCCCAGCTTCGCCGGAGTCACCCCGAAGAGGGCGCCCTCCTCGGCGAACCGAAGATCGCAGGCGGCGGCGAGCTGGCAGCCGCCGCCCACGCAGTATCCGCTGACGGCGGCGAGCGTCGGCTTCGGGAACGCGGCGAGCGCCTCCTCGGCCCGTACGGCAAGGGACTGCGGGTCCTCGCCCGGCTCCCGCAGCGAGGAGATGTCGGCACCGGCGCAGAAGGTGGTGCCCTGCCCGGTCAGTACCAGCGTGCGTACCGCATCGTCGGCAGCCAGCCCCGCGAGCAGCTCGGGCAGTGCCCGCCACATCTCGGCGGTCATGGCATTGTGTTTGGCGGGATGGCTGATGACGACGGTGGCGACACCGTCCGCGACGGTGTGCGCCAGCTGCGGCAGCTGCGGTTCCAACGGATCCATGCGCCGGATGCTATCCGCCGTACCTGAACCTATGATCAAGAAGGGGGTGCGCGGCGAGGAGGCAGGCATGCCCGGTACCACCCCCGAGAGCAGGAAGCTCAGCCGCCGTCTCGGCGGGCTCGCGGTGCTCGGCCTGATTCTTGTACTCGGCGGTCTCGTCGGCCTCGTCTACACCGGCGTCGCGACCCTCACCTCGATGCTGCTCTTCGGCTGGCTGCTCCTGATCGGCGGCGTGGTCGGCCTGCTGCACGCGCTCCAGTCACGCGGCACCAACTTCTTCTGGCTGGCCGTGGTGGTCGCCGCACTGAACCTCGCGGCCGGGGTGGTCGTCATCCGCCACCCGGCGGGAGCGGCGGAGACACTCACGATGTTCGCCGCCCTGCTCTTCCTGACGGGCGGCGTCTTCCGGCTGGTGGGCAGTGTGGTGGTGCGCGGCCCGCAGTTCGGATGGACGCTGGTGCAGGGTGCCTTCGGGCTGTTGCTGGGCATTCTGGTGCTCGTCGACTGGCCGGACAGCAGCCGCTACGTCCTGGGCTGCTTCTTCTCGCTCGCCCTGCTCTTCGACGGCCTCGGCCTGATCGCCATCGGCGTCGGCGGCCGCCGGATTGTCGGCATGGTCACCGAACAGGAGAAGGAGCAGGGAAGGGAGCGGGACAACGAGCAGGAGAAGCGGCCAGGAGGAGATCAGGAACAGTCACACAGCTGATGGTGTCGTACGTACACGGTCAAAAAGCGTCGATAGGCGCTGACTTCTGCTCAGCAGCCCGGTCCGGACCAACTGACTCCCAACACTAATTACTCGATGGTCAGTGGCAGTTGAGCCGAGGGTGGGTGCCGGACTATGGAGAGCCGCGGGAGCATCCCGGCCCGGCCGCTGTCGTACGAAGGCGTCTGGCGATTCACCGCTGCCGCGGTCGACGTGTCCGTCCCGCAGGCCCGGCACGCCGTACGCGATCTGCTGAATCGTCAAGGCGTACCGGCCCAGGACGATCTCGTCCAGGGGCTGCTGCTGATCGTTTCCGAGCTGGTCACCAACGCCGTACGGCACGCGGCCCTGCTCTCGCCCGAGATCGCCGTCGAGGTTGCCATCGGCGCGGAGTGGATCCGGGTGTCCGTGGAGGACAACCACCCCTACCGGCCCAAGGCGCTGGAGACGGACTACGCACAGACGGGCGGCCGCGGCCTGCTGCTCGTGCGCGAGATCACGCTGGAGGCCGGCGGCTCCTGCGACGTCGAGCACACGGCGAGCGGCGGCAAGATCATCTGGGCCGCGCTGCCGCTCACCCGGCCCGGCGCCACCGCCCCGCTCTAGAACGCCGCC includes:
- a CDS encoding GlxA family transcriptional regulator, with translation MTERSVLVVLFDGLQSLDVTGPVEVFAGAGTVIGHPAAYPIRTASLDGSAVRTSSGLTLVPDGTLADAPVPHTLLVPGGGGTRRPHPDLIDWLRENAPHAERLVSVCTGALLLAEAGLLDGHRATTHWVACDHLARNYPDVDVHPDPIFVRDGKLATSAGVTAGIDLALALVEEDHGRDVALTIARHLVVFLRRPGNQAQFSAQLAAQTAQRAPLREVQQWVTEHPEGDLSVESLAGRARLSPRHFARAFQAETGTTPGRYVERVRLEHARRLLEDTPEGIEQISRACGYGTPEAMRRAFVKSLGAAPAEYRRRFRAHP
- a CDS encoding DJ-1/PfpI family protein, yielding MQIAILLFDRFTALDAVGPYEMLCRLPDAEAVFVAEHTGPVANDRGELALVASKTFAEVPRPDIVVVPGGPGQSEMMENQALLAWLRAVDVTTTWTTSVCTGSLLLAAAGLLKGRPATSHWLALDFLKKLGAEPTGDRVVVDGKYITAAGVSSGIDMGLTLVGRIAGDEHAQAVQLLTEYDPQPPYDAGSPAKAPAALVEEFRTKSRFILQ
- a CDS encoding enoyl-CoA hydratase/isomerase family protein, which produces MDPLEPQLPQLAHTVADGVATVVISHPAKHNAMTAEMWRALPELLAGLAADDAVRTLVLTGQGTTFCAGADISSLREPGEDPQSLAVRAEEALAAFPKPTLAAVSGYCVGGGCQLAAACDLRFAEEGALFGVTPAKLGIVYPSSSTRRLASLVGPSAAKYLLFSGELIDTERALRTGLVDEVLPKGELGKRVAEFTRIIASRSQLTQAAAKEFATGRTDRDAHWADQARGSGDTAEGVTAFLERRAPRFTWSTGG
- a CDS encoding HdeD family acid-resistance protein translates to MPGTTPESRKLSRRLGGLAVLGLILVLGGLVGLVYTGVATLTSMLLFGWLLLIGGVVGLLHALQSRGTNFFWLAVVVAALNLAAGVVVIRHPAGAAETLTMFAALLFLTGGVFRLVGSVVVRGPQFGWTLVQGAFGLLLGILVLVDWPDSSRYVLGCFFSLALLFDGLGLIAIGVGGRRIVGMVTEQEKEQGRERDNEQEKRPGGDQEQSHS
- a CDS encoding ATP-binding protein, with translation MESRGSIPARPLSYEGVWRFTAAAVDVSVPQARHAVRDLLNRQGVPAQDDLVQGLLLIVSELVTNAVRHAALLSPEIAVEVAIGAEWIRVSVEDNHPYRPKALETDYAQTGGRGLLLVREITLEAGGSCDVEHTASGGKIIWAALPLTRPGATAPL